One genomic region from Terasakiella sp. SH-1 encodes:
- a CDS encoding SurA N-terminal domain-containing protein, protein MLEGFRKNSNSIVVKSLLFLLIASFAAWGIGDMLRPATTGSSVATVGGQEVPAQEVYRDFQREIARMRQLTGDQGVNESLSMAIGNSVVDRAVNRTLLAVSADEMDVAISDEQVRKSIHQTEMFQENGTFSRARFEQIMFSNQLNEAQYIELVRDDLAREQVISVLVSGARVPQQVAKDLYKHRSEKRSAEIVLIKKDQVGDLPAPSADLVRKYYDDNVARFMAPEYRKVTMLHITPEDVADTIDVPLENIEDAYSERMAEFKKPARRTVEQIVFSTEDEAKAAAAKLTSGQKFSDISKDVLPLGDVTKAELPEELREATFALATNGVSTPIKSLLGWHLVHVTAVTEEINPAFEEVQETLRKSLALEMAGEELFGISNGIEDALGGGATIEEAAKEAGFDIVMIEAVDQNGADKAGAAVKSIFNQPAILQEAFKLEVNAEPQMKDDGKGGYFMVRVDDVIAATPRPFETVENDVLQIVINNQKNDAAKTKADELLEKVKGGANLKELAQAASFEVKSENDFTRFNAPLPRDVVEALFAAKVGETATGATQEGQVIAILRDIKSVEGAQDKAMITALRREMENGVSTDLQGQFVNALRARHQVKVDRAMVNRLFVQEQQ, encoded by the coding sequence ATGCTCGAAGGTTTTCGCAAAAATTCTAATTCGATTGTCGTAAAATCCCTGCTCTTCTTGTTGATTGCAAGTTTTGCAGCCTGGGGCATTGGCGATATGTTGCGCCCTGCCACCACAGGCAGCAGTGTGGCCACTGTCGGGGGGCAAGAGGTTCCTGCACAGGAAGTTTACCGCGATTTTCAACGTGAAATCGCCCGCATGCGTCAGTTGACTGGCGATCAAGGTGTGAATGAAAGCCTGTCCATGGCAATTGGTAACAGTGTGGTGGATCGTGCTGTTAACCGGACCTTGCTGGCAGTCAGTGCCGATGAGATGGATGTTGCCATTAGTGATGAGCAGGTACGTAAGTCTATCCATCAAACCGAAATGTTTCAGGAAAACGGTACATTCAGCCGCGCACGTTTTGAACAGATTATGTTTTCAAACCAGCTGAATGAAGCCCAGTATATTGAACTGGTGCGCGACGACCTGGCCCGTGAGCAGGTCATCAGTGTTCTGGTCAGCGGTGCCCGTGTTCCTCAACAGGTCGCCAAAGACCTCTATAAACATCGTTCAGAGAAACGTTCGGCTGAAATCGTATTGATCAAAAAGGATCAGGTCGGGGATCTCCCTGCCCCGTCAGCCGACCTCGTGCGCAAATATTATGACGATAACGTCGCACGTTTCATGGCACCGGAATATCGTAAAGTGACCATGCTACATATCACGCCGGAGGATGTGGCTGATACAATTGATGTGCCGCTGGAAAATATTGAAGATGCCTATTCTGAACGTATGGCCGAATTTAAAAAGCCGGCCCGTCGCACAGTTGAACAAATTGTCTTTTCAACGGAAGACGAAGCCAAGGCGGCAGCGGCAAAGCTGACAAGTGGTCAAAAGTTTTCTGACATTTCAAAAGATGTTCTTCCCCTTGGTGACGTGACCAAGGCGGAATTGCCAGAAGAACTGCGTGAAGCGACCTTTGCATTGGCAACCAATGGCGTGAGTACCCCGATCAAATCCTTGTTGGGGTGGCATCTGGTTCATGTCACTGCTGTAACAGAAGAAATCAATCCGGCTTTTGAAGAGGTGCAAGAGACATTGCGCAAGAGCCTTGCCCTTGAAATGGCTGGTGAAGAATTGTTTGGGATCTCAAACGGTATTGAAGATGCCTTGGGCGGTGGTGCGACGATTGAAGAGGCTGCGAAAGAAGCAGGCTTTGATATTGTCATGATTGAGGCTGTAGATCAAAACGGTGCTGATAAAGCAGGTGCTGCTGTTAAATCCATCTTTAATCAGCCTGCAATTTTGCAAGAAGCCTTCAAGTTGGAAGTGAATGCTGAACCTCAAATGAAAGATGATGGCAAAGGCGGTTACTTTATGGTGCGTGTCGATGATGTGATTGCGGCCACCCCTCGCCCGTTTGAAACAGTTGAGAACGATGTTTTACAGATTGTGATCAATAATCAGAAAAATGATGCAGCCAAGACCAAGGCAGATGAGCTTTTAGAAAAAGTCAAAGGGGGCGCCAATCTGAAAGAATTGGCCCAAGCCGCCAGCTTTGAAGTGAAATCGGAAAATGATTTTACCCGTTTTAATGCGCCGCTGCCCCGTGATGTCGTTGAAGCCTTGTTTGCTGCCAAGGTTGGTGAAACAGCCACCGGTGCAACACAAGAGGGGCAAGTGATTGCGATTTTGCGGGATATCAAATCCGTTGAAGGGGCACAGGATAAAGCCATGATCACAGCGCTACGCCGTGAAATGGAAAATGGCGTTTCAACGGACTTGCAAGGTCAGTTCGTCAATGCCTTGCGTGCACGCCATCAGGTGAAAGTTGATCGTGCTATGGTGAACCGCTTATTTGTACAAGAGCAGCAATAA
- the trpE gene encoding anthranilate synthase component I encodes MKTYPSFDAFEVPYHKGEAQVVWTKLVADLETPVSAMMKLADGKPDSFLLESVEGGAKRGRYSFLGLKPDLTWRCFGEKAEINRKADLDRQAFESCDKPSLDSLRSLIDESSIELPDHLPPMAAGLVGYMGYDTVRLMEKLPDSNPDPLGVPDGVFMRPTIIAAFDNIEDVVTIVTPVRAVAGVSAKDAYDAALDRLQAIVDDLQQSLRVNRNLDDDIGELPEPVSNMTREDFHNMVHKAQDYILAGDIFQAVLSQRFTLPFELPHFALYRSLRRLNPSPFLFFLNFGEFTLVGSSPEILVRQREGEVTIRPIAGTRKRGKDAAEDQALKEDLLSDPKELAEHLMLLDLGRNDVGRVAKIGTVKVTDQMIVELYSHVMHIVSNVVGELDTDRFDNMDALIGGFPAGTVSGAPKVRAMEIIDELEPERRSFYAGCIGYFGANGDMDTAIALRTALLKDGKMYVQAGGGVVADSSPEGEYQESINKARALIRAAEEAYKFASDEKSSN; translated from the coding sequence ATGAAGACTTATCCCTCTTTTGATGCCTTTGAAGTCCCTTATCACAAAGGTGAAGCTCAAGTCGTTTGGACCAAGCTGGTTGCAGACCTTGAAACTCCTGTATCGGCCATGATGAAACTGGCCGATGGCAAGCCCGACAGTTTTTTGCTGGAATCTGTTGAAGGTGGGGCCAAGCGTGGGCGTTATTCTTTTCTTGGGCTCAAACCTGATTTGACATGGCGTTGTTTTGGCGAAAAGGCTGAGATTAACCGCAAGGCGGATCTGGACCGTCAGGCTTTTGAGTCTTGTGATAAACCATCACTGGATAGTTTGCGCAGCCTGATTGATGAAAGTTCAATTGAGCTGCCAGATCACCTGCCGCCCATGGCAGCTGGTCTTGTCGGTTATATGGGATATGATACGGTTCGCTTGATGGAAAAACTGCCTGATAGCAATCCAGACCCGCTGGGGGTGCCTGATGGTGTCTTTATGCGTCCAACCATTATTGCGGCCTTTGATAATATTGAAGATGTGGTGACGATTGTTACCCCCGTGCGTGCTGTTGCAGGGGTGAGTGCCAAGGATGCTTATGATGCGGCCTTGGACCGTCTTCAGGCAATCGTTGATGATCTGCAACAAAGTTTGCGTGTGAATCGCAATCTGGATGATGATATCGGGGAATTGCCAGAACCTGTTTCCAATATGACACGTGAAGACTTCCATAATATGGTGCATAAGGCACAGGATTATATTCTGGCAGGGGACATTTTTCAGGCGGTCTTATCGCAACGTTTCACCCTGCCCTTTGAACTCCCTCATTTTGCCTTATACCGTTCCCTTCGTCGTTTGAATCCATCGCCGTTTTTGTTCTTCCTGAATTTTGGCGAGTTTACTTTGGTGGGCTCCAGCCCGGAAATTTTGGTGCGCCAGCGTGAAGGCGAAGTGACTATTCGCCCGATTGCAGGGACACGTAAACGGGGCAAGGATGCAGCTGAAGATCAGGCATTGAAAGAAGACCTGTTGTCTGACCCTAAAGAGCTGGCCGAACATCTCATGTTGCTGGATTTAGGGCGTAACGATGTTGGGCGTGTCGCTAAGATCGGCACGGTGAAAGTCACCGATCAGATGATTGTTGAGCTTTATTCCCATGTCATGCATATCGTTTCCAATGTCGTTGGTGAACTGGATACAGATCGTTTTGATAACATGGATGCTCTGATTGGGGGCTTCCCAGCCGGTACGGTTTCAGGGGCACCAAAGGTCCGCGCCATGGAAATTATTGATGAGCTGGAACCTGAGCGCCGCAGCTTCTACGCAGGCTGTATTGGTTATTTTGGGGCCAATGGTGATATGGATACGGCGATTGCCCTGCGTACAGCCTTGTTGAAAGATGGCAAGATGTATGTGCAGGCAGGTGGTGGTGTCGTCGCTGATAGTAGCCCAGAAGGTGAGTATCAGGAAAGCATCAATAAGGCGCGTGCACTTATTCGTGCGGCAGAAGAAGCATATAAGTTTGCTTCTGATGAAAAATCATCGAACTAG
- a CDS encoding heavy metal-associated domain-containing protein, giving the protein MPNTYIVDGMTCGHCAQAVKDALKSVKDSAEINVELDSKKVTINGLDDVAAIKEAIEDAGFDFIGEG; this is encoded by the coding sequence ATGCCCAATACCTATATCGTCGATGGCATGACCTGTGGTCACTGCGCCCAAGCTGTAAAAGATGCCCTTAAATCAGTTAAAGACTCCGCAGAAATCAATGTGGAGCTGGATAGCAAAAAAGTAACAATCAATGGCCTTGATGACGTTGCAGCCATCAAAGAGGCAATTGAAGATGCTGGCTTTGATTTTATTGGGGAAGGTTAA
- a CDS encoding divergent polysaccharide deacetylase family protein, with amino-acid sequence MSTVLIVGALAYGGFYYKDKLLPKEKPPAANQEALAWYKEHTQPIGMIRMPDAPLMLTDSEIEIDTTIVELTPKKRPVTLGPQYSTAPSTAAPSPRVAHVDLSTKPTAPKNTAFYEEALPQDIYTPKVIPKATRTAPSRTAEQPRWMKYALKVAPLQNKPMIAVVIDDLGLDKRRTEQTLKLPGPMTMAFIPYSKNLHSQTSYARRRGHELLLHLPMEPLNKNVNAGPNHLHGRLAREDLLDRIHWNLERFDGYVGVNNHMGSRATTNRTVMKALMAELRNREMLFLDSRTNSKSVGARMASQEGVPFAERNVFLDNVNEKSAVLKQLNLLEKVSRKTGFAVGIGHPRDGTIEALREWLPLAEAKGFSLVPISQIVLKNQGLS; translated from the coding sequence ATGAGCACGGTACTCATCGTCGGCGCTTTGGCCTATGGTGGATTTTATTACAAAGACAAACTTCTTCCCAAAGAAAAGCCACCAGCTGCCAACCAGGAAGCCTTGGCCTGGTACAAGGAACACACCCAGCCCATCGGCATGATCCGCATGCCCGATGCCCCCTTAATGCTGACAGATAGTGAAATTGAAATCGACACAACCATTGTTGAATTAACGCCCAAGAAAAGGCCCGTAACCCTTGGGCCACAATATTCAACAGCACCATCAACAGCTGCCCCAAGCCCACGTGTCGCCCATGTCGATCTTTCCACCAAACCGACAGCACCCAAAAACACAGCCTTTTATGAAGAGGCGCTTCCTCAGGATATTTACACACCAAAAGTCATTCCAAAGGCAACCAGAACCGCACCTTCGCGAACGGCTGAACAGCCTCGCTGGATGAAATATGCACTGAAAGTCGCCCCGCTACAAAACAAGCCCATGATTGCCGTGGTCATTGATGACTTGGGTTTGGATAAACGGCGCACGGAACAAACACTCAAATTGCCAGGTCCCATGACCATGGCCTTTATCCCATATTCAAAGAACCTGCACAGTCAAACTTCTTATGCCCGTCGTCGTGGTCACGAATTATTACTCCACCTTCCCATGGAACCACTGAATAAAAACGTCAATGCAGGCCCCAACCACCTGCATGGGCGATTGGCCCGTGAAGATTTACTGGATCGCATTCATTGGAACCTGGAACGCTTTGATGGCTATGTTGGTGTCAACAACCATATGGGTAGCCGGGCCACAACAAACCGCACTGTCATGAAAGCCCTTATGGCTGAACTTCGAAATAGAGAAATGCTGTTTCTGGATTCACGTACCAATTCAAAATCGGTTGGTGCACGGATGGCAAGTCAAGAAGGCGTTCCTTTTGCTGAGCGTAATGTGTTTCTGGATAACGTGAACGAAAAATCTGCTGTGCTCAAGCAATTAAACTTATTAGAAAAAGTCTCACGGAAAACAGGCTTTGCCGTTGGCATCGGTCATCCACGCGATGGCACCATTGAAGCCTTGAGAGAATGGCTTCCCCTTGCTGAAGCAAAGGGTTTCAGCCTTGTTCCCATTTCACAAATCGTTCTTAAAAACCAAGGATTAAGTTAA
- the cueR gene encoding Cu(I)-responsive transcriptional regulator, with protein sequence MNISKVSKLTGVTAKTIRYYESINLMPEPARAENGYRDYSDQDVEILRFIQSARKMGFPLKDVGNLLALWKDKNRASRDVRELAQRHIDEVEARIKELEGIRHTLKNLVDCCQGDDRPDCPILNSFAKEDNCGCAD encoded by the coding sequence ATGAACATCAGCAAGGTTTCAAAACTTACAGGCGTAACAGCCAAAACCATTCGCTATTACGAGAGTATCAATCTTATGCCAGAGCCTGCACGCGCAGAAAATGGCTATCGTGATTATAGTGATCAAGATGTTGAAATTTTGCGTTTTATCCAAAGTGCACGTAAAATGGGGTTCCCTCTTAAAGACGTTGGTAACCTTTTGGCGTTATGGAAAGATAAGAACCGGGCATCACGTGATGTACGAGAACTGGCCCAACGCCATATCGACGAAGTCGAGGCCCGTATCAAGGAACTGGAAGGTATTCGCCATACCTTGAAAAATCTGGTCGATTGTTGCCAAGGTGACGATCGCCCGGATTGCCCAATCCTCAACAGCTTTGCAAAGGAAGATAACTGTGGCTGCGCCGACTAA
- a CDS encoding heavy metal translocating P-type ATPase, giving the protein MTTYKLQITGMSCAACSARIEKVLNRMDGVSEASVNLATEQATVQVNDNDAEQSDIIAKIEKAGFGAHPITDQKGKEAETGNTFERSTLIVCLLLTAPLVAPMLAMPFGGQFHLNGYIQLFLALPVQIVAYYRFLPSAMGAIRAMSGNMDVLVCLGTSAAFGLSLYLLFGTSEQQPELYFEAAAAVTSLVLLGKWLENRAKHGVTQAIRALIKLRPETARKLVDGKHVSVSLNDVQLNDTIVVKPGENIPVDGIIINGESEVDESMLTGESLPVAKSIDSPVTGGSLNGSGLLLVKTTKIGEETMLAKIIEMIQGAQASKAPVQKLADKIASIFVPIVCLVSLITFTGWMVADAPVELAIINAVTVLVIACPCALGLATPTAIMAGTGVGAKHGILIKDAQALEIANKVQTIIFDKTGTLTEGRPQIVEQVGRDYYEIAASLQQGSEHPLAKAFPTDTPKEVIYFKAIAGQGILGTIEGMEYRLGNRKHMNHPLGAFEQAANQLEQQGKTVIWLENKQQILTIFALEDTLRKTSSDSIILLKKNNIKSIMLSGDHQKTAERLAKKIGIETVFANVLPNEKANKVIEIKKHGNLVAMVGDGVNDAPALACADVSFAMATGSDVAIHSAGVTLMRADPMLVPQAIDISKATYRKIQQNLFWAFIYNIIALPAAAFGLLNPVIAGAAMALSSVSVVTNSLLLKRWKP; this is encoded by the coding sequence ATGACGACGTACAAACTACAAATCACAGGCATGAGCTGTGCAGCCTGTTCTGCACGGATTGAAAAAGTCCTCAACCGCATGGACGGCGTTTCAGAGGCCAGCGTCAACCTAGCTACAGAACAAGCAACCGTTCAAGTAAATGACAACGACGCCGAACAAAGCGACATCATTGCCAAAATTGAAAAAGCTGGCTTTGGTGCCCACCCCATAACAGATCAAAAGGGTAAAGAAGCAGAAACAGGCAATACATTTGAACGTTCCACCCTTATAGTCTGCCTTCTTCTTACCGCTCCCTTGGTTGCCCCGATGCTTGCCATGCCCTTTGGCGGACAATTCCATTTAAATGGCTACATCCAATTATTCCTCGCCCTGCCTGTACAAATCGTTGCCTATTACCGTTTCTTGCCTTCTGCCATGGGTGCGATCAGAGCCATGAGTGGAAACATGGATGTACTGGTATGTCTTGGCACGAGTGCTGCCTTTGGCCTCAGCCTTTACCTTCTGTTTGGCACATCCGAACAACAGCCCGAACTTTACTTTGAAGCCGCCGCAGCAGTCACAAGCCTTGTCCTACTGGGAAAATGGCTGGAAAACCGGGCCAAACACGGTGTCACCCAAGCCATTCGCGCCCTTATAAAGCTGCGCCCAGAAACAGCACGCAAACTGGTCGATGGCAAGCATGTTAGCGTTAGCCTCAACGACGTACAGCTCAATGACACCATCGTGGTGAAACCCGGTGAAAACATCCCTGTTGACGGTATTATCATTAATGGCGAAAGCGAAGTTGATGAATCCATGCTGACCGGTGAAAGCCTGCCCGTTGCAAAATCAATCGACAGCCCTGTCACAGGTGGCTCACTCAATGGCTCTGGCCTTTTGCTGGTAAAAACCACCAAGATTGGCGAAGAAACCATGCTCGCCAAAATCATCGAAATGATACAAGGTGCCCAAGCTAGCAAAGCTCCCGTCCAAAAACTGGCCGATAAAATCGCATCCATCTTTGTCCCCATCGTCTGCCTGGTTTCCCTTATCACCTTTACTGGCTGGATGGTTGCAGATGCACCTGTTGAGCTTGCCATCATCAATGCGGTCACCGTTTTGGTCATCGCATGCCCCTGCGCTTTAGGACTTGCCACCCCCACTGCCATCATGGCCGGAACCGGGGTGGGGGCCAAACACGGCATTTTAATCAAAGATGCCCAGGCCCTGGAAATTGCCAATAAAGTCCAAACCATCATTTTCGACAAGACAGGCACCCTTACTGAAGGCCGCCCCCAGATTGTCGAGCAAGTCGGACGCGATTACTACGAGATTGCCGCCAGTCTGCAACAGGGCAGCGAACACCCCCTTGCCAAAGCTTTCCCAACCGATACCCCCAAAGAAGTCATCTATTTTAAAGCCATTGCCGGACAGGGCATCTTGGGAACAATCGAAGGTATGGAATATCGCCTAGGCAACCGGAAACATATGAACCACCCCTTAGGCGCTTTTGAACAAGCTGCCAACCAGCTTGAACAACAAGGTAAAACCGTTATCTGGCTGGAAAACAAACAGCAAATCCTAACGATTTTTGCCCTTGAAGATACTTTAAGAAAAACTTCAAGTGATTCAATTATCCTATTGAAAAAAAATAATATAAAGTCAATCATGCTAAGCGGGGACCATCAAAAAACCGCTGAACGGCTGGCAAAAAAGATCGGTATCGAAACAGTTTTTGCCAATGTCCTTCCCAACGAAAAAGCCAACAAAGTGATTGAGATCAAAAAACATGGAAATCTGGTTGCCATGGTTGGTGATGGCGTCAATGATGCCCCGGCACTGGCCTGCGCTGATGTCAGCTTTGCCATGGCAACAGGGTCAGATGTTGCCATCCACAGCGCAGGCGTCACCCTAATGCGAGCTGACCCCATGCTTGTCCCCCAAGCCATTGATATTTCAAAGGCCACTTATCGCAAGATCCAACAAAACCTGTTCTGGGCCTTTATCTATAACATCATCGCCTTACCTGCTGCTGCTTTTGGCTTGCTCAATCCAGTCATTGCAGGGGCTGCGATGGCACTCAGCAGCGTTAGTGTCGTCACGAATTCTTTATTATTAAAACGGTGGAAGCCATGA
- a CDS encoding aminodeoxychorismate/anthranilate synthase component II → MFLLIDNYDSFTYNLVHYFGELGADIEVRRNDVLTADEAMEMAPQGIILSPGPCDPDQAGICLELIEKAAGKLPIFGVCLGHQSIGQAFGGQIVRAPQPMHGKISPITHTNQGVFADIPSPLEVTRYHSLTIDPASLPDCLEVTSQTEDGVIMGVQHKEFPIHGVQFHPESIASEHGHQLLKNFLTLAKQQG, encoded by the coding sequence ATGTTTTTGTTAATTGATAATTATGACAGCTTTACATACAACCTTGTTCACTATTTTGGTGAATTGGGGGCTGATATTGAGGTTCGTCGTAACGATGTGTTAACGGCTGATGAAGCCATGGAAATGGCACCGCAGGGAATTATTTTATCCCCCGGCCCATGTGACCCTGATCAGGCTGGAATTTGTCTGGAGCTGATTGAAAAGGCAGCGGGCAAGCTGCCGATCTTTGGTGTGTGTTTGGGGCATCAGTCCATCGGTCAGGCTTTTGGGGGGCAGATTGTACGCGCCCCACAACCGATGCATGGCAAGATCAGCCCGATCACCCATACCAATCAAGGTGTGTTTGCTGATATCCCCTCCCCGCTGGAGGTAACGCGGTATCACTCTTTGACGATTGATCCGGCGTCCTTGCCCGATTGTCTAGAAGTGACTTCTCAGACAGAAGATGGGGTGATTATGGGGGTGCAGCATAAAGAATTCCCAATTCACGGGGTGCAGTTCCATCCGGAAAGTATTGCTTCCGAACATGGGCATCAGCTTTTGAAAAATTTCCTTACACTTGCTAAACAACAGGGATAA
- the trpD gene encoding anthranilate phosphoribosyltransferase encodes MSDAMKPTIAKVADGQSLSQEEAKAAFDLIMTGEATQAQIGAFLMALRVRGETVEEITAAATTMREQMNKVSAPADAIDIVGTGGDAKGSLNISTATALVVAGCGIPVAKHGNKALSSKSGAADVLSCLGVNMQAGIPTVETAIAEAGIGFMMAPLYHSAMRFVGGPRVEMGTRTVFNLLGPISNPAGVKRQMTGVFAKQWVRPLAEVLGRLGSEKVWVVHGSDGMDELTTTGPSYVAEYANGAVREFEIDPQDLGLPLAQEEDLKGGDGDYNAAAIHRLLDGEAGAYRDVVLLNAAASLMVADKVSDMKAGMDMAAQSIDSGKAKEVLAKLVEITNKG; translated from the coding sequence ATGAGCGACGCAATGAAACCCACAATCGCCAAAGTGGCCGATGGTCAAAGCTTAAGTCAGGAAGAAGCAAAAGCGGCCTTTGACCTTATCATGACGGGCGAAGCCACACAGGCCCAAATCGGGGCGTTTTTGATGGCTTTGCGTGTGCGTGGGGAAACGGTCGAAGAAATTACCGCTGCGGCCACCACTATGCGCGAACAGATGAATAAGGTTTCGGCCCCTGCTGATGCGATTGATATTGTCGGCACGGGTGGAGATGCCAAGGGGAGCTTGAATATTTCTACCGCAACAGCCCTTGTGGTCGCTGGTTGTGGTATTCCGGTGGCAAAGCATGGCAATAAGGCGCTGTCATCAAAATCCGGTGCGGCAGATGTGTTGTCTTGTTTAGGGGTGAATATGCAAGCCGGTATTCCGACAGTGGAAACGGCAATTGCAGAGGCCGGGATCGGTTTTATGATGGCGCCGTTGTATCATTCCGCCATGCGTTTTGTTGGTGGCCCGCGTGTGGAGATGGGCACACGTACTGTTTTTAACCTGTTGGGACCAATTTCAAACCCGGCTGGTGTGAAGCGCCAAATGACGGGTGTCTTTGCCAAACAATGGGTACGCCCGCTGGCCGAAGTGCTGGGTCGTTTGGGAAGTGAAAAGGTTTGGGTTGTTCATGGTTCTGATGGGATGGATGAACTGACAACAACAGGTCCGTCTTATGTGGCGGAATATGCCAATGGTGCTGTGCGTGAATTTGAAATTGATCCGCAAGACCTCGGTCTACCTCTAGCCCAGGAAGAGGACTTAAAAGGCGGCGATGGTGATTATAACGCAGCGGCCATTCATCGCTTGCTTGATGGGGAAGCCGGGGCTTATCGCGATGTGGTTTTGCTTAATGCAGCTGCTTCTTTGATGGTGGCAGATAAGGTTTCTGATATGAAGGCTGGGATGGACATGGCGGCCCAGTCCATTGATAGCGGCAAGGCCAAAGAGGTTCTCGCCAAGCTGGTTGAGATTACGAATAAGGGATAA